From a single Bremerella cremea genomic region:
- a CDS encoding sulfotransferase family protein, translating into MNAPSPAVDSSTKPVDSKPAKKPKANNYPWYTPRVWHGMRMGTWSSLLAKNGFKVHPMKLGLAMTASAFSVNNSICHQLQRLAFGTQIDNAKIEAPIFILGHWRSGTTLLHELMSSDDRYATPNTIQCFAPNMFLIYGRLIEKYFNFFMPRNRPMDNMTMGWSKPQEDEFGLLSLGEMSPYVRMAFPNNAKPDPDYLDLAAVSAEERQAWLDTLDLFMRMVTVQEKKPLILKSPTHTGRIGELAERFPEARFIHIARDPYDVFASTVRLWHTMDEVQSFQVSKDDYREYVFDCFERMYAAYERGLAEVPAERVGHTRYEDLVKDPIAELRRVYDSIGLDGFDRIESGVKAYAERTKDFRRNSHTMDDATREEIQRRWRGYFERHGYALDDA; encoded by the coding sequence TTGAACGCTCCATCCCCCGCTGTTGACAGTTCCACCAAGCCAGTCGATAGCAAGCCAGCTAAGAAGCCTAAGGCCAACAATTATCCTTGGTACACGCCCCGGGTCTGGCACGGCATGCGTATGGGAACTTGGAGCAGTCTGCTAGCAAAGAACGGTTTCAAGGTGCATCCGATGAAGCTGGGGCTGGCCATGACGGCCTCCGCTTTTTCAGTCAATAACAGCATCTGCCACCAGCTACAGCGGCTGGCTTTCGGCACGCAGATCGACAACGCCAAAATCGAAGCCCCCATCTTTATCTTGGGGCATTGGCGAAGTGGTACCACGCTTTTGCACGAGCTGATGTCATCTGACGATCGCTATGCCACTCCGAATACCATTCAGTGCTTCGCGCCGAATATGTTTTTGATTTACGGACGGCTGATCGAGAAGTACTTCAATTTTTTCATGCCTCGGAATCGTCCGATGGACAACATGACGATGGGGTGGTCGAAGCCGCAAGAGGATGAGTTTGGTCTGCTGAGCTTGGGAGAGATGTCCCCTTATGTGCGGATGGCTTTTCCGAATAATGCTAAGCCAGATCCTGACTATCTCGACTTGGCAGCCGTTTCAGCGGAGGAACGCCAGGCGTGGCTCGATACGCTCGATCTGTTCATGCGAATGGTTACCGTGCAGGAAAAGAAGCCGCTGATCTTGAAATCGCCCACGCATACCGGACGGATCGGCGAACTGGCCGAGCGGTTTCCGGAGGCCCGCTTCATTCATATTGCCCGCGACCCGTATGACGTGTTCGCTTCGACCGTGCGGCTGTGGCATACGATGGACGAAGTGCAATCGTTTCAAGTTTCTAAGGACGACTATCGCGAATACGTCTTCGATTGCTTCGAGCGAATGTATGCTGCCTACGAGCGAGGCTTGGCGGAAGTGCCTGCCGAGCGTGTGGGACATACGCGTTACGAAGACCTGGTGAAAGATCCGATTGCCGAGTTGCGTCGTGTTTACGATTCGATTGGATTGGATGGCTTCGACCGGATTGAGTCTGGAGTGAAAGCGTATGCCGAACGCACAAAAGACTTTCGCCGCAATAGCCACACCATGGACGATGCGACGCGAGAAGAGATTCAGCGGCGTTGGCGAGGCTATTTCGAGCGTCATGGCTATGCGTTAGACGATGCCTAG